The genomic stretch atgaggccttttgggtagactccaaaaataaaaccatgagggcttagatccaaagtgaacaatatcatactattgtggagatatcttaattcatttggtcctaacaattgatatcagagtccaGATTGCTAGAAGGACAAATCGTCgattgtgcacaagagttatggtctaatCGAGCCATATGGGTGGAATATTGACCTCTAATGAAGGAAATAGGGGCTCCCATATCTAGATCAAGATGACCAGTCACCAGGCAGAGAAGTCCTAGTTACGGTTAgataaggaagtcctagtggattGGTTGGACCGAGGGGAAGAAAAGTCATGGTGGGTCAAAGATTAGATGACATCAAGTGGTTAGGCTTGACCTCTATTCTCGCGAGAACAATCCCCAATCGATCACTTGgcccaatcgattacccaattgattGTCCAATCGTAACTCACTTAACTTGAGTCTAGGGTTCTCttgcccaacatccggtcaaccttgatctatcgagacttcttcaccaagtgttcagtcaacctttgacccacttggacttttcatctcgTGCCAACTTTttgttggactttcgatcaccaagtgcggtcatccttgacctggaTTTTTTCTTGCCTAACGGCAGTTAGAACTTTTCTCTTGCCAATGTGCGGTCTTTTTTGATCCACTTGAATTTTcttttgcctaaccatagttagaacTTCCCTTTGCCAACTTGCGATCCTCCTTGTCCCACttgtttcctttgcctaaccgtagttacgACTTCCCTTTACCaatgtgtggtcctccttgactcatttggattttcctttgcctaaccctcgagttaggattttcccttgttTTGCCTAACCTTTGAGTTAGGACTTTGCCTTTTGTCTAACCTTTAATTAGAACTTTTATCTTGTCTAACCTTCAATTAGAACTTTACCTTGCTTAACCTTCAATTATGACTTTACCCTTGCCTAACCCTCAAGTTAGGATTTtgtcagtcaagtatctagtccttCACGACCTACTTAACTTTTCTCACACATatcgtcaagtatccagtcaactttgacctacttgtccTCTTTCAGATATGTTCTAAACTTATTGcctaaatatcgaaactcaagttTGAATCTACTCGAGCTTAGTCAGACTGGTTAATCTTAACCTAgggatgattgcaccaacaatcaccCAACAACGAAATTAGAAGGGGTTGGAATCGATTGAGTCAATCAATCCCATCAATGCCAATTGTTAAGCAATGTTTTCTTTGCAAACAAAAAGGTCTAGAATCGATTTGGGCAATTGATAAGAGGCTAAAGCAATCAATCAGGTTAATGGATTGAAGGTATTTTTACATGAGGATAGAAAGTTTTGGAATCGATTGAGGCAATCGTAGAGGCCAATCAATCAATTGGGAGAGCTGTTCTATAGGATTTGAACGGTcgatctgacgtgacaatcgattggaagGTCAATCGATTAGAAAGCAATTTCTAGCCCGAAAGAACCCTAGTAAAGGGGAGTTTGTGAACATTTGAAGTAGTTAGTTCTTGGGTGTTTGGGAGAAAAATGTTGTTGTATTTTCTACCACTAAGAGACAATTCAAAGCAAGAAAAAAGTAAGCAAAGCAAGGTTCATATTGTAAAGTCAGGTTCAATTTATATTTCGTATTtactttcttgttttcttgtgcTCAAAATTGTACGAGATTTCTCTACctccaaaatatttttaaggagacATTCATAGTGGAGTTATTAGTATGAAGaatagatccttggattagtcattaAAAGAATAGATATCAACTAACATCTAAATATTAATATTGTAAAATCTTTGCTTCAAATTTTGTACTGCAATATCAAATTCAAAGAAGCAACTAAAATTATTCACCCTCACTAATTGATCCATGTCCGATCCATGTCCGAACACtgagaatatttaaaaatagcgctagtcaattaaacattttaaaagAATAATAATATTGAATCCAACACTAACATTTCGACTAAGTCAAAAGGCTTCTCCATATATTAATAATCAATTTTCAATTGactaaaaaattatcaaattgaCTAAAGTTTGAATTGAAAGGGTTTATTCTTTGAAAGTGCCTTTAGTCAATTATAATACTAATTTAACCATTTGATCAACAATATTATAGTCTATTTGGCATAAAATCAAATTTTGTACTGCAATATCAAATTCAAAGAAGCAATTAAAATTATTCACCCTCACTAATTGATCCATGTCCGAACACtgagaatatttaaaaatagcgctagtcaattaaacattttaaaagAATAATAATATTGAATCCAACACTAACATTTCGACTAAGTCAAAAGGCTTCTCCATATATTAATAATCAATTTTCAATTGactaaaaaattatcaaattgaCTAAAGTTTGAATTGAAAGGGTTTATTCTTTGAAAGTGCCTTTAGTCAATTATAATACTAATTTAACCATTTGATCAACAATATTCTAGTCTATTTGGCATAAATTAGAGACTTTTAGAGTCATAAATAACTCTTGAACAAGAGTAGTTGATGCTCATATGTGCCTTAAAATAATAGTTATACTCACTGGATCTCCTTAGCATCTATAATGTTTATTTGGCATGAATTCAAAGTCTATAGGTTGTCAAACACTTttgttcaaaaatatttaatgTCCTATGAgcctcaaaataataataaaaaagactAATTTGAAACCTCTAAGACAAAAAGTGTTTAATGatcatataaattttaaaatcagtaaaattaataatataaattttgaaatgatttcgaTGGCAACACTTTAATGTAGCCGTCCCCATTTCAACcaagttttgaaattaaataaaCATATCATTATTTTGAGGCattcaagaataaaataaaacaaggaaaaaaggaaaaaaaaaatagtaaacgaGCATAAAAACTGACAATCGGTGGTTTCTTAGCAAAGCATCAAAAGCTGAGGTCAGATCCCTAGTAAAAAACAAAAAATGGACTGGGTCATCATTTAATCGTAATTGATTACGATTTGTTCATCTTTccctatatatataaaatatattttgacaGGGCATTTTTGGGTGTACGGTTGAACCGTTGCCTGACGTACAAACtttaccaatttaattttttttaatggatcTTAAAAATCTTAATTTCCCATGTGATTACGCCTCCAAAATCTCATTGATTTTATTCGATATCCTTTCCATATCTGCTCTCCTATCCCTCACCTTTCCACCGTATCAAATTCCAAGCCGCGCTCGTACTTTAATGCGATGGAAACCCTAAAACATATTTGTAAACAATAAATTATTACTTATTTTTTTCTCACGGGCATTAATTGGTTGGACCCGTTATGGTAACCATTGGCCGTAATTGGCAATtaaatctcaaaaatatataaggAAGGAAAGTCACAGATATTCTCCAATATAGGAAATGCACCTACGGCGAGTAAATCCAGCCATCGATCAGCCCCAACGGGCGGTCGATCTCAGGACTCGCGTAGCATAGCGCCGTGATCAAAATAGGGCATGAACATTTCGCCTTTGGCAGGTCCACGGCAGTGCGTGCATAGTATATATAAGCGATAGGGGTTGGCTTTAAATTTTGTTACATTGTTAATTGCGAAGAAATTAGGATTCTACTGGGATGGTGATAACGACGACGATGTCAAAGAGATTAGGATTTGTCGTAGCTTTGGCCGTGTTGATGGGGCTGTCGGATGCAACTTTGTACAAAGTTGGAGATAATCAAGGATGGAAGTCCGGTGTGAATTATACCGAATGGTCTGACGGGAAGACTTTCTACATAGGCGACACCATTGGTATcgatgaatttatttatttattattattatttatttatttatttgaatattTAGGAgtgttaaaatatttataaatataatattttttgtgTTGGTAGTGTTCAACTACGGGAGAGAGACGGAGAATGTGGTGCAGGTGACCCATAAGACTTTCCGCAATTGCAGCTCCGATAACCCGATCCGCGTTTTCCACACTGGGAAGGATGTCTTCAACTTGGAGAAGCGATCGCACCTCTATTTCATCTGCGGCTTGCCCGGCCACTGCGAGAGCGGCCAGAAGGTGGACATCCGCGTCCTCGGCGGCCCCGAGTCGCCGGCGCCGGCGCCTGCGCCAGAAACCGCGCCGCCGTCCCCCTCCGCCTCCCCCGCGTCGCCCACCACAGCGCCGCCGTCCTCCTCCTGGTCGCCCGATACTCCGCCGTCGTCCGACTCTCCGTCTCCCTCGCCGGCCCCTGGGCCGTCTCCTTCGAGTGCGGTGCGCGGGGGATGGGGCGTGCAACTGGCGGTCGCTGCCTTTGTCGTGGTCTTGTCGGTCGTCGCTTAGGAGTAAGTAACAGGTCTTTCTTTAGTCGTGAATTAAGTCGTGTATTAGATAGTCGCTTTATGTTTTTTTAAGTCTCGGATAGTTTGGTGTCCTTGTTCTTGTTTGGGTGTCAATCTTTGGATCTGCGTTGTACTTTAGACCATTGTTCGACTTCGTGCTAGtttcatttaaaataattttcgttATTTTGGCAAGATGGGATATTTGATTCAACTCGTGGTATGATTTGCATGATTCTCAGGGGAAGAGGTTGTAGGTAACACTAACTTCAAGGAACGCTTCCATTCTCAGTCTTGTGAATGAGAGAGTGGGATCACATAAATGTTAATTTTAAGGGCTCCTTCAATACACATGCTAATGACTATCACATCGAAATTAAAACCTTTATAAATTCATTAGAAAGTACAATGgatgttaagattttatattagCCATGTGTTGTGATATTATATGTTATAGTTTTAAATTTAGTAAATCAAATAATGAGATTTTAAATAGTCATATATCATGATTTTGTAAAAATTTGGTGGTCAACTTACATCTATTTGTTCTCCATCCGACAATATCTTCTCTTATATCTCTCTTACTCTTCAAAATCTTCCCTAGAGGTAACACAATGTGGAGCCAGACGACAACAACCAATATCTCTCTATTCCCCAATCAGTGGCATTTCTTTGATGTCTCTCTTATCCTTCATGTCTTTCTAACCCTATGACATCTTCCTTTTTCCCATGAatgatatgttattttttttaatgaaagaatatgctataatttttaaaaatcctttcttCATTTtatactaaaatttaaaattactttagcATCTCTATCAAGATTTTATGCAATAATAATGACGACAAATACTTCTGGCAATCAATCATTACAAAGTTtgacttaaaaagaaaattattggtgcaatcatatTGGAGTTGGATTGATTTTGATGTAGTTGGAAAAATCATTGGCATATTGTTTAAGTTgaacaaaatttatattttatgttaGACAAAATTTCTTTTTATGCCAAGGGTGGAGATGCATGATCTTGACAAAGAGTAAGCAAGTAGAAGATCAAAATTGTGACGtcttagcagatggaattttcGGAGATGGAGCCCCATGCAAATGGAAGTCCTAGAGAATCGAACTTTTGTTAGGGGAAAGTCCAAAAATTGAGATATTTATATATAGATTAAAGTCCTAAAGGTGGAACTCCTGGCAGCTGGAAGTCTCGTAGGTGTAAACTCTTGGCAGATGGAAGTCCCAAAGGTGGAGCTCCTAGAAAATGAAAGTTTCAACAAGTGATGAAAATCATCTATGTGCTCGAAGGGGTGTTGGCTTAGGTGACCTAGATTGAGTAGGACTCAAATGAAAAATTTTATGGATGGATGCTTGCACTACAAAAAGTAAAGGTTTTTGGgataaattttgggacgaatttgaaaagaaaaatttgttgcaaaatatttagggacaaaatttggAACAAAAAAATTTTCGTCACAAAATTATTGTTGCAAACTTTTGGAACAAATATTTGTTTGATGCAAATTTGGCAATGAAATTGGGGACTAAGTTGACGACGAATAATATTTTCGTCCCTAAATTCGTTGCCAATTTTACAACAAAAAACTCTATTTGTCCCAAAATACTAtataattttgcaacgaaaatttattttgttgcaaacttagcaacgaattcGGAGATGAATTTAATTCTATTGCCAAATCTGTCCCAAATTTGGCAACGGATtatattttcgttgccaaatttgttGCTAATTTTCATGACACATTACaacgaatattatttttgttgcaaaatttacaATGAATTTGGCAGATTCATCCCATATTCTGGGACTAAATttggaataaaaatatttttattgcgAAATTATCAATGgataaatttgggacaaattatTTTCGTTATCAAATTCGttcctaaattaaaaaaaaaaatccagcaaCAATACATTTCTACAATTCCCatcaatatatacatatatacaacaaattcaaataacaaaatatagactttcaacacatcctaattaacaaTATCACAAATAACACaatatatacattcaacacatctTAATTAACAATATCACATCTTATTTCAGATACATAtattaataattgaaatcaaaTCACAATACAACAAATTCAAAGTTCTCAACATCTTCTTCAAACGACTCCAAAATATTATACAAGTTCAACACTCAAATATTTATAAAGTCTAATAATCCAAGAAGTTAAACAAggagttaaatttaaaaaaaaaaactaagatacaTCAACTCATCTTCTTTCTCCACAAAAGCTTTCATCCCCATCAACTCTTCTCTTCCTGCATACAAACAAATGAATAAACCAGATCATGTGTAACCAGAAAGATAATAACTTAAATTCTAACAATCTCATAATTCTAACCGTTTCATTTGTATCAAATTGTTATGATATACCATATTtcaccttatcaaacaagttttACAAATATTGTATTTCATCAAACATGGAGAGAATGAGATGTATTCTTAAAATTCCTATAATATAAAAATGTCTCAAATGAAGAAAGCACAAACTAATATATGAGCAATTAGTTGATACTAGTCTTTTAGTACTCATAGTTACTTGGTTGTTAGGCAAACTCTAAtcataatttgaaatttgaagtaATAATGCAGTAATAGAAAATTTCAACGAATATATAAAAAGATTGATACCtttatttaacttttcaaatataactaatttaaaaataaataaatataattaaaagtaTAACATGTTCAACTACGAGTGTGTTAtttaatacttacttttttctcCGATATATATTTCGCCTCACCAACcctgttaaaaacaaattaacaatatttaataaaataaaaattagaaaagttaacaagGCATGGTTTAATGTATAAAATACTAATTATGAGACAAATAATCAtcatacataattaaaatcatgaaATAGCATCACCAgcatcatcgttatcatcgtcgctgatcctgtccgagcgctgagtcgacggacgccggggacgtggcacgctccgctgtcttcgactggtggtgtagatctcgagcgaacctgcaaagaagccgagccgggaggggtttctcggcgatgaccctccgacgctcaagtcaggcaacgagaaatgagagaggcagcgtaactgtggctacagtgaagaTTGCGCGtcccttcgtcgacgtctgggggtccttatataggaccccggggaggcgcgggcacgcttccccaaacataccgtAACGAGCCcttgtcagaaaagtacctctggcgccattccgtaatcgtccgagcatatcccggatatgACAGTataagcttccaccgtatgatcctgtgtacggctcggccgccaaccttGTTGCctgtcggcggcagacgtctcgaggatgatgttatcccctgtctcctttgtcctcttgcgcttcctgtctattccagggccgagcggttcagccgctcggcgggcatatcacttctgcctcagtcgtatgctcggatgagattgctcctgcctgacTTTGTTGCCTGGTGCcctggccgaacggacagcccgctcggCCATGAAAcatttttaccttgagcatcggaaacccgacccctagtcgggttgtcttttattCGGCTCGGGGGATACCCGTCCGGTCGGCCATCTCATTCCGGCCGGTCGGGTGGCCGGTCGGCCCTCTCAGTTCGGTCagtcgggtctcagggttgaatctcttgacctttgacctccacgtgtcattgactTTCCGctaacgagggtcccccgtccttaccatcggatcacatgcctccccctcaagtttagtcgaaggaggcgctaagtccgactgactggactgccggtcggCCTGAGTGACACCGCCCTGCCACTTTGGAATGTTCCTCCTCATGGCCGCTCGGCCTCTTCCGAGCGCTGGCTTTGCTGCCGTGTCGACGGTCAACGCTGACGCCCTTCGGATCTCCTCGGGATTcgtgcaaatcctctccattaaggctgagcacgcggTTTGTGCgccgtaatggcgctcattaaatgcgcccctatGGCAGGGTGCCACGTGGTGCCTCCGTTGGCATCATCGTACGGCTCAGCGATGTGTCCGATGGGACATTGACGGTTTGAAATGAACGACCCGATGGGGGCCTTGattcctgtgacctgcatccgatggtcgaggccgatcgggcccgaccttataaagccttcaccttcttccttcGCCGCACTTTTGCCTTTGCGTGTCCCGCCGCTATCCTCAGTGCTTCAACGTTCCGGCGATTCCGAGTCCCCGTGCTCCGACGATTCCTCGCCTCCTTCCTTCGATCCTCcgcttctttgtaaggttcttccgCCTTTCTTTCTTTGATTCCTTTGTTTTCTTCGTGCTCTTGGCCGCGTTTCGCCTTTTGGTCACTGCTTTGTTCCTCTTCTCGCTTGCTCATTTACTTTCCCTTTCGATTTCTGCCTCCTCCATTGCTCTGGCGATGGCAAGTTCCTCTCAACCCGCTGACCcagctctcggcccatggtataccaccatggagtcgcggttcgatcggcgcGATGCTGAGAGTCTGTTTGACGCTTTTGATATCCCTTCCGATTTTGAACTAATTTTACCTTCACCTTCTGCTCGGCCGCACAAACCACCGAGCGACGCCTTTTgtcttttccgcgaccaattcgtagCCGGTCTGCCGTTTCCCTTCCACCCCTTTATTgttgaagtttgcaacttttttggcattccgctcgcccaattggttcccaacactttccgcctcttgtgcggagttgtggtcttatttaagatacacaacattcccctccgcccggaggtcttctattatttttattatcccaagcaattCGAGCCGGACACTTATCTGTTTCAAGCTCGGCCCagcttagtcttttttgataagctaccatcttccaataaacattggaaagagaatTTTTTCTACCTTCGTGTTCCCGGGCGGCTCCCCTTCCGTACGAAATTgcaggtcggaccgcccatctctcccgagttgaagaagtttaagacccgaccggactaccttcaAGTAGTGAATCTGCTGGCCagtctgaagctcgacatcaacaagctcctacctgaaggagtgatgtacatatttggtttgAGTTCGAGCCAGACCCCCCttccgagcagctttggtaagaactttacttgtacatttgccttgagttctaactgatttccttctttttttctttgCAGCGAATATCGTAATGGAGTCCGTGCTGTTCgaaattttgaagaagaaagcggTCGCGCTCGAAGCggcagcggccaaggaaatggagcaactgggcattgctctggtcggctctcacgaggagGAGAGTGAAGCACAAGCAggcgagtcggccgctcaggcttcgcctATGGATGCGGCTGGCGGCGCAACTCCTAGCAAGGAACCGTTCGTTCGGGAGGAAGATTCCGAACCGGAGGACGAGCTTCCGCTCGACAGGAAAAGACGACGAGTTAAGAAGCCTCTCCGTTCGGCAACCTCCGCGGTGCAAGCATCTGAGCGGATAGCCACCGCCTCTCAACGCGGTAAGGCACCATCGGTGGAGGCGCTCTCCTCCGACCGGACTCCCTCTCAGCTGGATGCGCCTACGGCGCCAATTGAAGCGGTGCCGGTTAGCTCCCTTCCTCCCGCACCACGCCGAGTCCTCTGCTCGGGCATTTTTTCCACATTGTCCAGCCCGACCTCTGATCCTTTGGcgtccgctcagacgactccAGGCCGACGCCGTACTATCAGGGCCACTTTGCACCTCCCTACCGAGGCGTTCATGGCGAGTCCGATCGGCTGACGGCCCCCGAGCATATGATCACTATAAAGGGGCCCCTTgctgagatgtgggcggacgctcAGACCCGTGTGGCCATGATACCGCTCGACAAGCTGGCTGACAGCCATATGCAGTAGTCCACAGGGGTAAGGTTTACTTCTTCGTTATGTAGTTTTCCCGATCGACCTCTTAACCTTTCAGTGTAcatcagcgatgggtggaagagattgctgtctccaaccgcttggcaatggtggaggacgagctgaagaggCTAAAGAGTCAGGGTGGCCCATCATCTTCCCGAGGCCCttcttatgccgagctgcagaaggagctcggcAAAACCAAGGATCTGTTAGAGGCCGAGagaaagaagacggccgaccaggcgtACATGCTGGACCAGCTTAACAAGcaggtcaaaagttatgatcacAAAATTGAgctcgccaccactcggaagaacaccgccATCGTCGATCTGGAAAAGAAGAACGTGGAAGCCCGGGCTCTGCAGCAGCATGTGAATGAGCTGGCCGAGCTGCTAGAAGGTGAGCAGAAAGGCCGCTCGGAGGAGGTGACTAAGCTCAAGGACTATTTGAAGGACCTGCAGGGGGCTCTTGATGCTTCCCGTGctgccttcaaggagtaccaagagGCGGAGTCGGACCGCGTCGCCGCCTTGAGGCAAAACTACATCCACTCGGCGAAGTTTGTGGAGAAGGTGTGCGATCGGCTGGTCAtcgccttcgagttggccatcaccgccactgcggactatctgaagtccaagggtcagctccccgaGTCCGTGGTCATCCCTGCTACGGAGCACGCGGCGCTTCTCACCACCATCCCAAAGCATATTTTTGACTTCCTTGAATGAAGTATTTTCAGTAATTCTTCCGACCGGCTAAACTTTAATTTTCATGTGGCGTCTGTAACttttaaattctaattttaaatgaATGCCCACTCTTGCTACGTTAGCCTTTTATTTCGTGTTCCTTTTAACTATGCTGACCGGTTGCTAGACCTTTTTCCCGCAGGGAATTTCTTAATTTCGTCGATCGGTTAAACGACCTCCCACTATGCCTGGGACTTCTGAGTTTGTCGCTGGAGTGTTTGTCTTTACTGTGCTGATCGGTCAAACGACCTTCCACTTTTCATGGACTTTCTGCTAGTGTCTCGCTGAAGTGCTTCAACGCGACGCTGCCTcatctggggggtttatagtcgccagtcccgactccagagtttaacgtcgccgctcgacggtcttcaagccggggggtttatagttgtcggtccgactctaagatttaacgtcgctgctcgacagtcttcaggccggggggtttatagtcgccggtctgactctaagatttaacattgctgctcgacggtcttcaggccggagggtttatagtcgccggttcgactctaagatttaacgtcgctgctcgacggtcttcaggccggagggtttatagtcgccggttcgactctaagatttaacgtcgctgctcgacagtcttcaggccggagggtttatagtcgcctgttcgactctaagatttaacgtcgctgctcgacggtcttcctcaaTGATCTTACAGCTCGAATagtatacgcccggccgaacggcacggggtcttcgccatcgagcctgtggctcggataatatatgcctggccgaacgacacggggtcttcgccatcgagcatgtggctcggataatgtatgcccggccgaacagcacggggtcttcgccatgccTTCATACAACTACCCACTGGGTGCACAAtgctcatgcctttgctttgttcttataactttcattcctgcaaccaaagGATACATCCGAAcggaatattcatgaaatatattacatcgacgcacctttcatccggctcgatagggctggaggtggtttgcactccatggcctATCCAGCCACCGcccatcctcatcctccaagtagtaggctcccgatcggagcttctcgacgactttgaagggtcctgcccagggagcctccagcttgcctacgtccccgactggtttcactttcttccagaccaagtcacccacctggaatgctcggggaatcacgcggcggttgtagttctacTTCATTCTCTTCCTGTAGGCCATCAGCCAGACGGatgctttggctcgctcctcgtcgatcaagtccaattctagctgcctccgTTCAGAATTACCctcgtcgtagttctggatccggacggactctacgctgacttcgactgggacgaccacctcacctccatacaccaagtggaatggtGTTACTCcagttccctccttaggggtcgtgtAGATGGCCCATAGGACTCCCGCcagttcatccacccaacttcccacagacggcgccaatttgatcctgtccgagcgctgagtcgacggatgccggggacgtggcacgctccgttgtcttcgactggtggtgtagatctccgacgaacctgcaaagaggccaagccgggaggggtttcccggcgatggccctccgacgctcaagtcaggcaacgagaaatgagagaggcagcgtaactgtggctacagtgaagaTTGTGCGTCCCTTCGTTGACGTctggggggtccttatataggaccccggggaggcgggGGCACACTTCTCTatgcgtgcatgcttccccaaacataccttaacgagctcctatcagaaaagtacctccggcgccattccgcaatcatCCGAGCATATTCCGGATGTGAtgatggaagctt from Zingiber officinale cultivar Zhangliang chromosome 5B, Zo_v1.1, whole genome shotgun sequence encodes the following:
- the LOC121986651 gene encoding mavicyanin-like; translated protein: MSKRLGFVVALAVLMGLSDATLYKVGDNQGWKSGVNYTEWSDGKTFYIGDTIVFNYGRETENVVQVTHKTFRNCSSDNPIRVFHTGKDVFNLEKRSHLYFICGLPGHCESGQKVDIRVLGGPESPAPAPAPETAPPSPSASPASPTTAPPSSSWSPDTPPSSDSPSPSPAPGPSPSSAVRGGWGVQLAVAAFVVVLSVVA